In Prosthecobacter sp. SYSU 5D2, the following proteins share a genomic window:
- a CDS encoding SAM-dependent methyltransferase — protein sequence MPPSFLFATCRFGSEPALKREVAMRHGGLLTPAFMRPQLITWKVQGELPADFRFGGLFAQVSGRSLGMAETVAEVVALAAGTGAAHLHIFPREVPEEGVPEETWARVDAAAAEIQALLPLNDQKPLRPADYVLDVIIGAEGEPMLVGLHQYQPGEFKTPGGLSRASLPPEAPSRAWLKMEQSLSWLGVEKELKGLVVLELGSAPGGASHSLLSHGATVYGVDTVAMDERVLAHPQFHHLRVSAGDLQPDMLPDQVDVLVSDINLEPRIICQYVEKFATRLPPLGMILTLKINSAKVEAEMPAIIQRVRQWAPGPVYVRQLSSNRREVTLVSWGDR from the coding sequence ATGCCCCCTTCCTTCCTTTTTGCCACCTGCCGTTTCGGCTCTGAACCTGCATTAAAACGGGAGGTGGCCATGCGGCATGGCGGGCTTTTGACCCCGGCATTCATGCGTCCGCAGCTCATCACCTGGAAGGTGCAGGGGGAGCTGCCGGCCGATTTCCGGTTTGGCGGTCTGTTCGCCCAGGTATCCGGCCGGTCGCTGGGAATGGCGGAGACAGTGGCGGAAGTCGTAGCCCTAGCCGCCGGCACCGGGGCGGCCCACCTGCACATTTTTCCCCGTGAGGTGCCGGAGGAGGGGGTGCCAGAGGAAACCTGGGCCCGTGTGGATGCCGCCGCTGCGGAGATCCAGGCACTGCTGCCGCTGAATGATCAAAAACCTCTCCGCCCGGCGGATTACGTCCTGGATGTCATCATCGGGGCGGAGGGAGAACCCATGCTCGTGGGCCTGCACCAGTATCAGCCGGGTGAATTTAAAACCCCAGGCGGTCTCTCCCGCGCCAGCCTGCCGCCGGAAGCCCCCTCCCGCGCCTGGCTGAAGATGGAGCAGTCCCTGTCCTGGCTGGGCGTGGAAAAGGAGTTGAAGGGCCTGGTCGTCCTGGAGCTGGGTTCAGCTCCAGGCGGGGCATCTCATTCCCTGCTGTCTCATGGAGCCACGGTCTATGGCGTGGATACCGTGGCCATGGATGAGCGGGTGCTGGCTCATCCGCAGTTTCATCACCTGCGTGTTTCCGCCGGGGATCTCCAGCCCGACATGCTGCCCGACCAGGTGGACGTGCTGGTTTCCGACATCAATCTGGAGCCGCGCATCATCTGCCAGTATGTGGAAAAGTTTGCCACCCGGCTGCCCCCCTTGGGAATGATCCTCACCTTGAAGATCAATTCCGCCAAAGTGGAGGCGGAGATGCCGGCCATCATCCAAAGGGTGCGCCAGTGGGCCCCCGGCCCCGTTTACGTCCGCCAGCTCTCCTCCAACCGCCGCGAGGTCACCCTCGTCTCCTGGGGCGACCGGTAA
- a CDS encoding FAD:protein FMN transferase, translated as MNFLRPVCLLAFGALSCSAVAEERFDFSGPGMATTFRISCYADDKAQAEKAADACFARIAELNQIFTDYDPTSELMRLCAPDAVYPVTVSVPMMDVLTRAVELARLTEGAFDPTCGHLSQLWRRTRRQGKLPPPDRLQSAIAATGWQRITLEPATRQVTLQPGTLLDLGGIAKGYAADECLRLLRQQGLPRAVVQAGGDTAVGDPPPGQKGWEIKIRTFTRQGDEDELTTLILANRAVSTSGDLYQHVEIEGRRYSHILSLKTGLGLTNNIACSVIAPDCTASDALATAMCVLGRKTGARLAAAVPEIEVRFAEVEKP; from the coding sequence ATGAACTTCCTGCGCCCCGTCTGCCTCCTGGCATTCGGGGCGCTTTCATGTTCCGCCGTCGCTGAGGAGCGCTTTGACTTCAGCGGCCCAGGCATGGCCACCACTTTCCGCATCTCTTGTTATGCTGATGACAAGGCCCAGGCTGAAAAAGCCGCCGATGCCTGCTTCGCCCGCATTGCCGAACTGAACCAGATCTTTACCGATTACGATCCCACCAGCGAGCTGATGCGCCTGTGCGCACCGGATGCGGTTTATCCCGTCACCGTCAGTGTACCGATGATGGATGTGCTGACCCGGGCCGTGGAGCTGGCGCGGCTGACGGAGGGCGCGTTTGATCCCACCTGCGGCCACCTTTCCCAGCTCTGGCGGCGCACCCGGCGACAAGGAAAGCTGCCTCCGCCAGACCGCCTCCAGTCCGCCATCGCCGCCACCGGCTGGCAGCGCATCACCCTGGAGCCGGCCACGCGTCAGGTCACCCTCCAGCCCGGCACCTTGCTGGATCTCGGCGGCATCGCCAAAGGCTACGCAGCGGATGAATGCCTGCGCCTGCTGCGCCAGCAAGGTCTGCCCCGCGCGGTCGTCCAGGCCGGAGGCGATACGGCGGTGGGCGATCCGCCTCCTGGGCAAAAAGGCTGGGAGATCAAGATTCGCACTTTCACCCGGCAGGGCGATGAAGACGAGCTGACCACCCTTATCCTGGCCAACCGCGCTGTGTCCACCTCCGGGGATCTGTATCAGCACGTGGAAATTGAGGGGAGGCGTTACTCGCACATCCTTTCTTTGAAGACGGGCCTTGGTCTAACCAATAACATTGCTTGCAGCGTCATCGCCCCGGATTGCACTGCCAGCGATGCGCTGGCTACCGCCATGTGCGTGCTGGGACGGAAAACGGGGGCGCGGCTGGCGGCGGCCGTGCCGGAGATTGAGGTGCGGTTTGCGGAAGTGGAGAAGCCTTGA
- a CDS encoding FHA domain-containing protein, which yields MAKIQYTTPEGTTGEVELTAERMSLGRSDDNMIVIAHDSVSSHHGEVAIEGDAWVFTDLGSTNGTKIGGERVEKLELGHGGTFTLGHVDCVFIGDFEEAPAYSAPTRTMSSSGYGATPVDRSRRSGFGAKAKGKSHGYAPLIGLGILALLVCGYAVFSFSQMSA from the coding sequence ATGGCAAAAATTCAGTACACAACCCCCGAAGGCACCACTGGCGAAGTCGAACTCACCGCAGAGCGCATGTCGCTCGGCCGCAGCGATGACAACATGATTGTCATCGCGCACGACTCCGTGTCCAGCCATCATGGCGAAGTGGCCATCGAGGGAGACGCCTGGGTCTTCACCGACCTCGGCTCCACCAACGGCACGAAAATCGGCGGCGAGCGTGTCGAAAAACTGGAACTGGGCCACGGCGGCACCTTTACCCTGGGTCATGTGGACTGCGTCTTCATTGGTGACTTTGAAGAAGCCCCCGCCTACAGCGCCCCCACCCGCACCATGTCCTCCAGCGGTTATGGTGCCACCCCGGTGGACCGCAGCCGCCGCAGCGGATTCGGAGCCAAGGCCAAAGGCAAAAGCCACGGTTACGCCCCCCTCATCGGCCTGGGCATCCTGGCCCTGCTGGTCTGCGGTTACGCCGTTTTCAGTTTCAGCCAGATGAGTGCATAA
- a CDS encoding adenylosuccinate synthase, giving the protein MSNTIVVGAQWGDEGKGKIVDYLTEHTDVVVRAAGGNNAGHTVINNGTKYILHLIPSGILWEDKMCVIGNGVVMDILGLLEEMAKLRGQGVKITPENLKISETAHLVLPYHKGLDQAREARLGDKKIGTTGRGIGPAYADKVERSGLRAILLTRPEQLEKELRSRLLQHNETFRSVGVAEVPVEETIAQVLEAAKVLAPHITNTAVYCHEAIRAGKSLLFEGAQGTYLDIDHGTYPFVTSSNTTSGGACTGSGVPPRMIDKVVAVAKAYTTRVGSGPFITENEDIGDMLHNMGREYGATTGRARRCGWLDAVLVRYAVMINGADELAITNLDGLDGLDTIQICTAYTLRGETIHYPPSTIEDIEQCVPVYETHQGWKQDLSQIKNFADLPDLAKAYLKRLEELTGARISLLGVGPDRNQTLVA; this is encoded by the coding sequence ATGTCCAATACCATTGTTGTCGGTGCCCAGTGGGGCGATGAAGGAAAAGGTAAGATTGTTGATTACCTCACAGAACACACAGACGTCGTCGTGCGTGCCGCAGGCGGCAACAACGCCGGCCACACCGTCATCAACAACGGCACCAAATACATCCTGCATCTCATCCCCAGCGGCATCCTCTGGGAGGACAAGATGTGCGTCATCGGCAATGGCGTGGTCATGGACATCCTGGGATTGCTTGAGGAGATGGCCAAGCTGCGCGGCCAGGGCGTGAAGATCACCCCGGAAAATCTTAAAATCAGCGAGACCGCCCACCTGGTGCTGCCTTATCACAAAGGCCTGGACCAGGCCCGCGAGGCCCGGCTGGGTGACAAGAAGATCGGCACCACCGGCCGTGGCATCGGCCCGGCGTATGCAGACAAAGTGGAGCGCAGCGGTCTGCGCGCCATCCTTTTAACGCGCCCGGAGCAGCTTGAGAAAGAGCTGCGCAGCCGCCTCCTCCAGCACAATGAGACCTTCCGCAGCGTCGGCGTGGCCGAGGTGCCCGTGGAAGAAACCATCGCCCAGGTGCTGGAAGCCGCCAAGGTCCTGGCCCCCCACATCACCAATACCGCCGTCTATTGCCACGAGGCCATCCGCGCCGGCAAAAGCCTTCTCTTTGAAGGAGCCCAGGGCACGTATCTGGACATTGACCACGGCACCTACCCCTTCGTCACCAGCTCCAACACCACCTCCGGCGGCGCTTGCACCGGCTCCGGTGTGCCTCCGCGCATGATCGACAAAGTGGTGGCCGTGGCCAAGGCCTACACCACCCGCGTCGGCTCCGGTCCCTTCATCACGGAGAACGAAGATATCGGCGACATGCTGCACAACATGGGCCGCGAATACGGCGCCACCACCGGCCGCGCCCGCCGCTGCGGCTGGCTGGATGCCGTGCTGGTCCGCTATGCCGTCATGATCAACGGGGCCGATGAACTGGCCATCACCAACCTGGACGGCCTGGACGGACTGGACACCATTCAAATTTGCACCGCCTACACCCTGCGCGGTGAGACCATCCACTATCCGCCGAGCACGATTGAGGACATTGAGCAGTGCGTGCCTGTTTACGAAACCCACCAGGGCTGGAAACAGGACCTCAGCCAGATCAAAAACTTCGCCGACCTGCCGGATCTGGCCAAGGCCTACCTGAAGCGTCTCGAAGAACTGACCGGTGCCCGAATCAGCCTCCTCGGCGTCGGACCTGACCGCAATCAGACCCTCGTGGCCTAA